The following are from one region of the Entelurus aequoreus isolate RoL-2023_Sb linkage group LG17, RoL_Eaeq_v1.1, whole genome shotgun sequence genome:
- the LOC133631878 gene encoding zinc finger protein 260-like isoform X2 — protein MFHIEDVQRIIGGQEERPPPPQGRVATLKQEDPQPPYIKEEMAELWITREEMNLPGPDEADPTKLPLTGVSVKTEDHGEKPPESSQLLHSPHVPPLVGCRGRISIFKREDPQPPFIKEEEDEEELWITQDGEYLLRAREADLTNLPLTGVSVKTEDHEEKPPESSQLHHSPSEENRGAEPTSCSSIRHMATEAEGDHCGGSQADSLLAPLSDSEAEDRNDTQEPLSSDTDDMRTHTYNNHPDCSKKKTGKKCLICSFCDKSFSYQRDFARHVTIHTGEKPFSCLDCGQKFSQKSNMVTHRITHTGEKTFSCLMCDKKFFKRANMTVHMRTHTGEKPFICSVCGQRFTRKVRMASHMTSHTGEKPFSCSDCGKKFSDKSNMVKHVKTHAGEKPLSCSVCCKRFSEKSHMASHMRTHTGEKPLICSVCGKRFAQTSTLGRHIRTHTGEKPFSCVVCDQRFTQKSHMVSHMRTHTGEKPFSCSVCEQRFTQKSNMLSHVRTHGGGQTKLKYVMCSNVKS, from the exons ATGTTCCACATTGAAG ACGTCCAGCGGATAATTGGTGGTCAGGAAGAACGTCCCCCTCCGCCGCAGGGGAGGGTcgccactttgaagcaggaggatCCGCAGCCCCCCTACATTAAAGAGGAGATGGCGGAACTGTGGATCACTCGGGAGGAAATGAATCTTCCAGGGCCAGACGAGGCTGATCccaccaagttgccactgactggTGTCTCcgtgaagactgaagaccatggagagaaaccacctgagtcctcacagcttcttcACAGTCCAC atgtCCCGCCGCTAGTTGGTTGTCGGGGGAGGATCTCCATTTTCAAGcgggaggatccacagcccccctttattaaagaagaagaagacgaggaGGAACTCTGGATAACTCAGGATGGAGAGTATCTTCTCAGGGCGCGTGAAGCCGACCTCACCAACTTGCCACTGACtggtgtctctgtgaagactgaagaccatgaagagaaaccacctgagtcctcacagcttcatcacagtccaagtgaggagaacagaggggcggagcCTACGAGCTGCAGCTCAATACGACACATGGCGACAGAAGCTgagggagaccactgtggaggatcacaagcagacagcCTCTtggctccactatcagatagtgaggcagAAGACAGGAACGACACCCAAGagcctttgagcagcgatacagacgatatgaggactcacacctACAACAATCACCCTGACTGCTCTAAAAAGAAGACGGGTAAAAAATGTTTGATTTGCTCATTTTGTGATAAAAGCTTTTCTTATCAGAGGGATTTTGCTCGACACGTGACAATACACACAGGGGAAAAACCTTTTAGTTGTTTAGATTGCGGCCAAAAATTCTCTCAAAAgtcaaacatggtcacacacagGATAACACACACGGGAGAGAAAACTTTTAGTTGTTTAATGTGTGATAAGAAGTTCTTTAAAAGGGCAAATATGACggtacacatgagaacgcacacaggggaaaaaccttttatctgttcggTTTGCGGTCAAAGATTTACTCGTAAGGTAAGAATGGCATCACACATGACatcgcacacaggagaaaaacccttcAGTTGTTCAGATTGTGGCAAAAAATTCTCGGACAAAAGCAACATGGTGAAACACGTGAAAACACACGCCGGAGAAAAACCTTTGAGTTGTTCCGTTTGTTGCAAACGATTCTCTGAGAAGTCGCACATGGCGTCGCACATGAggacacacacgggagaaaaacctttaATTTGCTCAGTTTGCGGCAAGAGATTCGCTCAGACTTCCACTTTGGGGCGACACATTAGAACGCACACGggggaaaaaccatttagttgcgtGGTCTGTGATCAGAGATTCACTCAAAAGTCACACATGGTgtcacacatgagaacgcacaccggGGAAAAACCTTTTAGTTGCTCAGTTTGCGAGCAAAGATTCACTCAAAAGTCAAATATGCTTTCACACGTGAGAACACATGGTGGGGGGCAAACAAAGTTAAAATATGTTATGTGTTCAAATGTCAAATCATAG
- the LOC133631878 gene encoding zinc finger protein 260-like isoform X1, with product MFHIEDVQRIIGGQEERPPPPQGRVATLKQEDPQPPYIKEEMAELWITREEMNLPGPDEADPTKLPLTGVSVKTEDHGEKPPESSQLLHSPREENRGVEPPSCRGYAYVPPLVGCRGRISIFKREDPQPPFIKEEEDEEELWITQDGEYLLRAREADLTNLPLTGVSVKTEDHEEKPPESSQLHHSPSEENRGAEPTSCSSIRHMATEAEGDHCGGSQADSLLAPLSDSEAEDRNDTQEPLSSDTDDMRTHTYNNHPDCSKKKTGKKCLICSFCDKSFSYQRDFARHVTIHTGEKPFSCLDCGQKFSQKSNMVTHRITHTGEKTFSCLMCDKKFFKRANMTVHMRTHTGEKPFICSVCGQRFTRKVRMASHMTSHTGEKPFSCSDCGKKFSDKSNMVKHVKTHAGEKPLSCSVCCKRFSEKSHMASHMRTHTGEKPLICSVCGKRFAQTSTLGRHIRTHTGEKPFSCVVCDQRFTQKSHMVSHMRTHTGEKPFSCSVCEQRFTQKSNMLSHVRTHGGGQTKLKYVMCSNVKS from the exons ATGTTCCACATTGAAG ACGTCCAGCGGATAATTGGTGGTCAGGAAGAACGTCCCCCTCCGCCGCAGGGGAGGGTcgccactttgaagcaggaggatCCGCAGCCCCCCTACATTAAAGAGGAGATGGCGGAACTGTGGATCACTCGGGAGGAAATGAATCTTCCAGGGCCAGACGAGGCTGATCccaccaagttgccactgactggTGTCTCcgtgaagactgaagaccatggagagaaaccacctgagtcctcacagcttcttcACAGTCCACGTGAGGAGAACAGAGGGGTGGAGCCTCCAAGCTGCAGGGGATATGCTT atgtCCCGCCGCTAGTTGGTTGTCGGGGGAGGATCTCCATTTTCAAGcgggaggatccacagcccccctttattaaagaagaagaagacgaggaGGAACTCTGGATAACTCAGGATGGAGAGTATCTTCTCAGGGCGCGTGAAGCCGACCTCACCAACTTGCCACTGACtggtgtctctgtgaagactgaagaccatgaagagaaaccacctgagtcctcacagcttcatcacagtccaagtgaggagaacagaggggcggagcCTACGAGCTGCAGCTCAATACGACACATGGCGACAGAAGCTgagggagaccactgtggaggatcacaagcagacagcCTCTtggctccactatcagatagtgaggcagAAGACAGGAACGACACCCAAGagcctttgagcagcgatacagacgatatgaggactcacacctACAACAATCACCCTGACTGCTCTAAAAAGAAGACGGGTAAAAAATGTTTGATTTGCTCATTTTGTGATAAAAGCTTTTCTTATCAGAGGGATTTTGCTCGACACGTGACAATACACACAGGGGAAAAACCTTTTAGTTGTTTAGATTGCGGCCAAAAATTCTCTCAAAAgtcaaacatggtcacacacagGATAACACACACGGGAGAGAAAACTTTTAGTTGTTTAATGTGTGATAAGAAGTTCTTTAAAAGGGCAAATATGACggtacacatgagaacgcacacaggggaaaaaccttttatctgttcggTTTGCGGTCAAAGATTTACTCGTAAGGTAAGAATGGCATCACACATGACatcgcacacaggagaaaaacccttcAGTTGTTCAGATTGTGGCAAAAAATTCTCGGACAAAAGCAACATGGTGAAACACGTGAAAACACACGCCGGAGAAAAACCTTTGAGTTGTTCCGTTTGTTGCAAACGATTCTCTGAGAAGTCGCACATGGCGTCGCACATGAggacacacacgggagaaaaacctttaATTTGCTCAGTTTGCGGCAAGAGATTCGCTCAGACTTCCACTTTGGGGCGACACATTAGAACGCACACGggggaaaaaccatttagttgcgtGGTCTGTGATCAGAGATTCACTCAAAAGTCACACATGGTgtcacacatgagaacgcacaccggGGAAAAACCTTTTAGTTGCTCAGTTTGCGAGCAAAGATTCACTCAAAAGTCAAATATGCTTTCACACGTGAGAACACATGGTGGGGGGCAAACAAAGTTAAAATATGTTATGTGTTCAAATGTCAAATCATAG
- the LOC133632357 gene encoding mucin-2-like, with protein MQTHKSERTLSGSHVDDARHATFRRINGGGGRPRQSEPVVRLGRTEVAKMSADDFQSKYASFMEHIVKSTVEETTKLFETMVDDLKAELSRAKMENEALKTTCRENETLNTPSVNESSQSEGPERRDTAVQCDLLPSHASLGQSTEDQNPQRAHEERVYNLLKDHDYDASFKDIFYQSQPEMLNVSRPTDTSNELFLALSDSSPDSSGETDSEDYQIDQQTDTEDHQTDQQTVTEDIDRQCSYGMCRKNKCLVTAVQAGLKRDGDVHKPPTKSARSPATTGNNTKAKSNQTLGRKGYANPSTFQEQLAAPKVKIQHQSFGKTPANKQARVVVQQYSGVSHSEEQQVEPRLPEKQMQGKEQQVEPRLPEKQMQGKEQQVEPRLPEKQMQAKEQQVEPRLLEKQMQGKEQQVEPRLPEKQMQGKEQQVEPRLPEKQMQGKEQQVEPRLPEKQMQGKEQQVEPRLPEKQLQGKEQQVEPRLPEKQMQGKEQQVESTLLKKQMELKEQQKEPTLREKQIERKEQQVQSTLLGKQPEGKEQRIELTVLEKELEGKEQRIKQTLPEKELEQTEQQVESTPLEKQMERKEQQVESTLLEKQLDVGGNKCSLTEEEQQVEQTLPEKELAGKEHQVEPTVLEKELVGKEQQIKQALPEKELEGTELQVEQTLLEKPLKEGPNKCGSTEEKANVEINVTVNKNRRQRKQPSDKVKRLLQTPKQIGVSASNNGEEHNGVEHVPTIFERYTSLCEVTKVSPRSCTTESTTKASPAKSSFPPEIISVQGNASSKKTRANRPHQDRSAHKKTDSPRKSLIRKSGRSKKFYGITKVCLRSSTAKDATTTTNSPLKTTDPPGRKKRVSTRENSALKKTQTISPLQDRSENADTESSGKRSTRNSANSNKSPGVPEVSLRSSTTKDSATTSPLKTKFSPEIISTQENASSKKIQTVSPHQDGSCRKNTESSDNGLGQDGASSEKSLCVPEVCLRSSTTKDTTTTPKSTVPPESISAEEDAGSQLTQTISPHQDLSAHKKTKLIKNSATSKKSHGVPEVCLKLSTTKDTTKTSPAKTALPPVSMSAKENASLKKTQTNSPQQDRSSHKEAESLGTRLSTFSASSKSHGVPEVGLILSTTKETTATSPPKSPFPPEIISTEETASSKKTQPDSPQQERSAHKKTDSSVARLTRTSASEMFLRSSTTKATTTSPPKSGFPPEVIAIQENASSKKTETNSLQRDMSGHKETDSLGTRSSRDSASSNKAHEAPEVFLRSSTTKDTTTTSPLKSTLPPEIISTQEKAGSKKDRSGNKKTESSGTKLAKDSASSKKSHGVLKVCERISSTKDTTTSSPPKSAFPPEVISIQENPSSKKTETNSLQQDMSGHKETDSLGTRLSRDSASSNKAREAPEVFLRSSTTKDTTTTSPLKSTLPPEIISTQEKAGSKKDRSGNKKTESSGTKLAKDSASSKKSHGVPKVCERFSSTKDTSTTSPPNSAFPPEVISIQENASSKKTKANSLQRDMSGHKETDSLGTRLSRDSASSNKAREAPEVFLRSSKTKNTTTTSPEKSTLPPEIISTPKNTGSKKTRTNSPHQDRPGNKKAESSGTKLSKDSASSKKSHGVPKVCVRFSSTKAATTTSPQKTALPSGSRKRRISTQENAGSKKTRTNSPHQDSSGNKKTESSGTKLAKDSTSCKSSHEVPKGCQSSSTTKDTTTSLLKSIFPPRSRRGRIVPRENTGSKKSQTSDAHQDRSALKKTKSSGSKLPKWVSFEFPSPSVGQKASSFIENDAGLKESCSEPLSSGNISEEEPTSKRLKRPYSSLLGTSTIAGPQWKKLPKKATALSKARETIAKKPRLDEHYSISEQVKIRNAQKLAKGSIKETVAKMTKSDPSKLRKTKHDSSDETGNKSTSPSVPARKATALRAKRSSSSPVQKEARSPRSQSLAVVSPVQKEAPSPMSPVVGSTPHSLSPHDVNTPLVAPPAQPSIVIGKTLLKNQCGQCGRVLSSPAVLESHMNLHIGHRPFSCRICRKDFPDARGLRRHSWVHADSRIHVCQQCGKGFVYSYCLTKHLQMVHRKIKPFVCQICDKAFFTKVDVEDHIRIHTGEKPFQCHICEKRFVKKIELRAHLKWHSGEKRHWCPYCGKGFFDYNNLKRHKYIHTGEKPKSCPHCPKHFKQSSHLKKHVRTIHKNVSVEKD; from the exons ACCTTCTTCCCAGCCACGCCTCATTGGGACAAAGCACAGAGGATCAAAACCCACAACGTGCTCACGAAGAGAGGGTTTACAACCTGCTGAAGGACCACGACTATGATGCGTCATTTAAAGATATTTTTTACCAGTCGCAGCcagag ATGTTAAATGTCTCTCGACCCACAGACACCAGCAATGAACTCTTCCTTGCTCTCTCAG ATTCATCACCAGACTCTTCCGGTGAAACTGACTCAGAAGACTACCAGATTGACCAGCAAACTGACACAGAAGACCATCAGACTGACCAGCAAACTGTCACGGAAGATATTGACCGGCAATGTTCATATGGGATGTGTAGAAAAAATAAGTGCTTAGTGACCGCAGTTCAAGCTGGGTTAAAAAGAGATGGCGATGTACACAAACCACCAACTAAATCGGCAAGATCACCTGCTACCACTGGTAATAACACAAAAGCGAAATCCAATCAGACGTTGGGGCGCAAAGGATACGCTAATCCCTCAACTTTCCAAGAACAGTTGGCCGCACCAAAGGTTAAAATTCAGCATCAATCATTTGGTAAAACACCAGCAAATAAACAAGCACGTGTGGTTGTGCAGCAGTACAGTGGTGTTTCCCATTCAGAAGAACAGCAAGTGGAGCCAAGACTGCCGGAGAAACAAATGCAGGGGAAGGAACAGCAAGTGGAGCCAAGACTGCCGGAGAAACAAATGCAGGGGAAGGAACAGCAAGTGGAGCCAAGACTGCCGGAGAAACAAATGCAGGCGAAGGAACAGCAAGTGGAGCCAAGACTGCTGGAGAAACAAATGCAGGGGAAGGAACAGCAAGTGGAGCCAAGACTGCCGGAGAAACAAATGCAGGGGAAGGAACAGCAAGTGGAGCCAAGACTGCCGGAGAAACAAATGCAGGGGAAGGAACAGCAAGTGGAGCCAAGACTGCCGGAGAAACAAATGCAGGGGAAGGAACAGCAAGTGGAGCCAAGACTGCCGGAGAAACAATTGCAGGGGAAGGAACAGCAAGTGGAGCCAAGACTGCCGGAGAAACAAATGCAGGGGAAGGAACAGCAAGTAGAGTCCACTCTGTTGAAAAAACAAATGGAGCTGAAGGAACAGCAAAAAGAGCCAACACTGCGGGAGAAACAAATTGAGAGGAAGGAACAGCAAGTACAGTCAACACTACTGGGAAAACAACCGGAGGGAAAGGAACAGCGAATAGAGCTAACAGTGCTAGAGAAAGAACTGGAGGGAAAGGAACAGCGAATAAAGCAAACACTGCCAGAGAAAGAACTGGAGCAAACGGAGCAGCAAGTAGAGTCAACACCGCTTGAGAAACAAATGGAGAGGAAGGAACAGCAAGTAGAGTCAACACTGCTGGAGAAACAACTGGATGTGGGGGGAAATAAGTGTAGCTTGACTGAAGAGGAACAGCAAGTGGAGCAAACACTGCCTGAGAAAGAACTGGCGGGAAAGGAACATCAAGTAGAGCCAACGGTGCTGGAGAAAGAACTGGTGGGAAAGGAACAGCAAATAAAGCAAGCACTGCCAGAGAAAGAACTGGAAGGAACGGAACTGCAAGTGGAGCAAACACTGCTGGAGAAACCACTGAAGGAGGGGCCAAACAAATGTGGCTCGACTGAAGAGAAGGCAAACGTGGAAATAAATGTGACGGTAAACAAAAACCGAAGGCAAAGAAAACAGCCCTCAGACAAAGTAAAACGTTTGCTTCAGACTCCGAAACAAATAGGTGTTTCAGCGTCAAATAATGGCGAGGAACATAATGGAGTGGAACACGTTCCTACTATTTTCGAGAGGTACACATCTTTATGTGAGGTTACAAAAGTGAGTCCGAGGTCATGTACAACTGAAAGTACCACCAAAGCCAGCCCTGCAAAGAGTTCATTCCCACCCGAGATCATCTCCGTTCAGGGAAATGCCAGTTCGAAAAAGACCCGAGCAAATCGCCCGCACCAGGATAGGTCTGCCCATAAAAAGACTGACTCTCCAAGGAAAAGTTTAATTAGAAAATCTGGTCGTTCAAAAAAGTTCTATGGCATCACAAAAGTGTGTCTGAGATCAAGTACAGCTAAAGATGCCACCACCACCACAAACAGCCCTCTAAAGACAACAGACCCACCTGGTCGTAAGAAGCGTGTCTCCACCCGGGAAAATTCTGCCTTGAAAAAGACCCAAACTATTTCGCCACTTCAAGATAGGTCTGAAAATGCAGACACGGAATCTTCAGGGAAAAGGTCAACTCGAAATTCTGCTAATTCGAATAAATCTCCTGGGGTTCCAGAAGTGTCTCTGAGGTCAAGTACAACTAAAGATAGCGCCACAACCAGCCCCCTAAAGACTAAATTCTCACCTGAGATTATCTCCACTCAGGAAAATGCTAGCTCGAAAAAGATCCAAACTGTTTCTCCACATCAGGATGGGTCTTGCCGTAAAAACACTGAATCTTCCGATAATGGATTAGGCCAAGATGGTGCTAGTTCAGAAAAGTCTCTTTGTGTTCCAGAAGTGTGTCTAAGATCAAGCACAACTAAAGATACCACCACCACGCCAAAGAGTACAGTCCCACCCGAGAGTATCTCCGCTGAAGAAGATGCTGGCTCGCAACTGACCCAAACAATTTCTCCACACCAAGATTTGTCTGCCCATAAAAagacaaaattaattaaaaattccGCTACTTCAAAAAAGTCACATGGTGTTCCAGAAGTGTGTCTTAAATTAAGTACAACTAAAGATACCACCAAAACCAGCCCCGCAAAAACTGCACTCCCACCTGTGAGTATGTCTGCTAAAGAAAATGCTAGCTTGAAAAAGACCCAAACAAATTCCCCACAGCAGGACAGGTCTTCCCATAAAGAGGCTGAATCTTTAGGGACAAGATTAAGTACATTTTCTGCTAGCTCAAAGTCCCACGGTGTTCCAGAAGTGGGTCTAATATTAAGTACAACTAAAGAAACCACCGCAACCAGCCCCCCAAAGAGTCCATTCCCACCTGAGATTATCTCCACTGAAGAAACTGCTAGCTCCAAAAAGACCCAACCAGATTCCCCACAGCAGGAAAGATCTGCCCATAAAAAGACTGACTCTTCAGTGGCAAGATTAACTAGAACAAGTGCTTCAGAAATGTTTCTGAGGTCAAGTACAACTAAAGCTACCACAACCAGCCCCCCAAAGAGTGGATTCCCACCTGAGGTTATCGCCATTCAAGAAAATGCCAGTTCAAAAAAGACTGAAACAAATTCCCTACAGCGGGATATGTCTGGCCATAAAGAGACTGACTCTTTAGGGACAAGATCAAGTCGAGATTCTGCTAGTTCAAACAAGGCCCATGAAGCTCCAGAAGTGTTTTTGAGATCAAGTACAACTAAAGATACCACCACAACCAGTCCTCTAAAGAGTACGTTACCACCCGAGATTATCTCCACTCAGGAAAAGGCTGGCTCCAAAAAGGATAGGTCCGGTAATAAAAAGACGGAATCCTCCGGGACAAAATTAGCTAAAGATTCTGCTAGTTCAAAAAAGTCCCATGGGGTTCTAAAAGTGTGTGAGAGGATTAGTTCAACTAAAGATACCACCACATCCAGCCCCCCAAAGAGTGCATTCCCACCTGAGGTTATCTCCATTCAAGAAAATCCTAGTTCAAAAAAGACAGAAACAAATTCCCTACAGCAGGATATGTCTGGCCATAAAGAGACTGACTCTTTAGGGACAAGATTAAGTAGAGATTCTGCTAGTTCAAACAAGGCCCGTGAAGCTCCAGAAGTGTTTTTGAGATCAAGTACAACTAAAGATACCACCACAACCAGTCCTCTAAAGAGTACGTTACCGCCCGAGATTATCTCCACTCAGGAAAAGGCTGGCTCCAAAAAGGATAGGTCTGGTAATAAAAAGACAGAATCCTCAGGGACAAAATTAGCTAAAGATTCTGCTAGTTCAAAAAAGTCCCATGGGGTTCCAAAAGTGTGTGAGAGGTTTAGTTCAACTAAAGATACCAGCACAACCAGCCCCCCAAACAGTGCATTCCCACCTGAGGTCATCTCCATTCAAGAAAATGCTAGTTCAAAAAAGACCAAAGCAAATTCCCTACAGCGGGATATGTCTGGCCATAAAGAGACTGACTCTTTAGGGACAAGATTAAGTAGAGATTCTGCTAGTTCAAACAAGGCCCGTGAAGCTCCAGAAGTGTTTTTGAGatcaagtaaaacaaaaaataccaCCACAACCAGTCCTGAAAAGAGTACGTTACCACCCGAGATTATCTCCACCCCAAAGAATACTGGCTCAAAAAAGACCCGAACAAATTCCCCACACCAGGATAGGCCTGGCAATAAAAAGGCTGAATCTTCAGGGACAAAATTATCTAAAGATTCTGCTAGTTCAAAAAAGTCCCATGGGGTTCCAAAAGTGTGTGTAAGGTTTAGTTCAACTAAAGCTGCCACCACAACCAGTCCTCAAAAGACTGCACTCCCGTCTGGGAGTCGTAAGAGGCGTATCTCCACTCAGGAAAATGCTGGCTCAAAAAAGACCCGAACTAATTCCCCACACCAGGATAGTTCTGGCAATAAAAAGACTGAATCTTCAGGGACAAAATTAGCTAAAGATTCTACTAGTTGCAAAAGTTCCCATGAGGTTCCAAAGGGGTGTCAGAGTTCCAGTACAACTAAAGATACCACTACCAGCCTTCTGAAGAGTATATTCCCACCTAGGAGTCGTCGAGGGCGTATTGTCCCTCGGGAGAATACTGGCTCCAAAAAGAGCCAAACCAGTGATGCACACCAGGATAGGTCTGCCCTTAAAAAGACTAAATCCTCAGGGTCAAAATTACCTAAATGGGTCTCATTTGAGTTCCCTTCACCATCTGTTGGTCAGAAAGCGTCCAGTTTCATTGAAAATGATGCCGGATTGAAAGAGTCTTGCAGTGAACCTCTCAGTAGCGGCAACATTTCTGAAGAGGAGCCCACCTCCAAACGGTTGAAAAGACCATATAGTTCATTATTAGGGACTTCTACTATCGCAGGCCCTCAGTGGAAGAAATTGCCTAAGAAAGCTACCGCTTTAAGTAAGGCGAGAGAAACTATTGCTAAGAAACCCAGACTGGATGAACATTATAGTATTTCAGAACAGGTGAAAATACGCAACGCGCAGAAGTTAGCTAAAGGATCAATAAAAGAGACGGTTGCAAAAATGACAAAATCAGACCCATCTAAATTAAGGAAAACAAAGCATGATTCCAGCGATGAGACGGGAAACAAATCAACATCTCCATCTGTGCCAGCAAGGAAAGCTACCGCATTAAGAGCAAAAAGGTCTTCTTCCTCACCGGTCCAGAAGGAGGCACGGTCTCCAAGGTCTCAGAGTCTTGCTGTCGTTTCACCCGTCCAGAAAGAGGCACCGTCCCCCATGAGTCCCGTTGTCGGTTCCACGCCACACAGTCTCTCCCCCCACGATGTCAACACACCGCTTGTTGCACCACCAGCGCAGCCTTCAATCGTCATTGGTAAAACTCTGCTCAAGAACCAGTGTGGGCAGTGTGGTCGTGTTCTCAGCAGCCCTGCTGTCCTTGAGAGCCACATGAATCTCCACATAGGTCACCGGCCATTCTCTTGCCGGATCTGTCGGAAGGACTTTCCTGATGCCAGGGGTCTGAGACGGCACAGCTGGGTGCACGCCGATAGCAGGATCCATGTCTGCCAGCAGTGTGGGAAGGGGTTCGTGTATAGTTATTGCCTCACCAAACATCTCCAGATGGTACATAGGAAGATTAAACCGTTTGTCTGCCAGATCTGCGACAAGGCATTCTTCACAAAGGTAGACGTGGAGGACCACATACGTATCCACACAGGGGAGAAACCATTCCAGTGCCACATATGCGAAAAGAGGTTTGTCAAGAAAATAGAGCTGAGAGCGCATTTGAAGTGGCATAGTGGAGAGAAAAGACACTGGTGTCCATATTGCGGGAAAGGATTCTTTGACTACAATAACTTGAAAAGACACAAGTATATCCACACGGGAGAGAAACCCAAGTCTTGTCCACACTGCCCTAAACACTTTAAGCAGTCAAGCCATTTGAAAAAGCACGTCAGAACTATACATAAAAATGTGTCAGTTGAGAAAGACTAA